The Synechocystis sp. PCC 7509 genome includes a window with the following:
- the rpoB gene encoding DNA-directed RNA polymerase subunit beta, translating into MTTDNYIEPAFLLPDLIDIQRSSFRWFLEEGLIEELNSFSPITDYTGKLELHFLGHNYKLKQPKYDVDEAKRRDSSYAVQMYVPTRLINKETGEIKEQEVFIGDLPLMTDRGTFIINGAERVIVNQIVRSPGVYYKSEVDKNGRRTYSASLIPNRGAWLKFETDRNGLVWVRIDKTRKLSAQVLLKALGLSDNEIFESLRHPEYFQKTIEKEGQFSEDDALMELYRKLRPGEPPTVSGGNQLLESRFFDPKRYDLGRVGRYKINKKLRLSIPDTTRVLTPVDILAAVDYLINLEFDMGSIDDIDHLGNRRVRSVGELLQNQVRVGLNRLERIIRERMTVSDPDTLTPASLVNPKPLVAAIKEFFGSSQLSQFMDQTNPLAELTHKRRLSALGPGGLTRERAGFAVRDIHPSHYGRICPVETPEGPNAGLIGSLATHAKVNQYGFLETPFRPVENGIVQFDKPPVYMTADEEDDLRVAPGDLPIDENGQILGKKVTVRYRQEFASTTPDQVDYVAVSPVQIVSVATSLIPFLEHDDANRALMGSNMQRQAVPLLKPERPLVGTGLEAQAARDSGMVIVSRTDGEVVYVDATKIRVRVKSKEIAGGAQTTAQPQEIEYPISKYQRSNQDTCLNQRPLVRFGDRVVAGQVLADGSSTEGGELALGQNITVAYMPWEGYNYEDAILICEKLVQDDVYTSIHVEKYEIEARQTKLGPEEITREIPNVGEDALRQLDEQGIIGIGAWVDSGDILVGKVTPKGESDQPPEEKLLRAIFGEKARDVRDNSLRVPNGEKGRVVDVRVFTREQGDELPPGANMVVRVYVAQKRKIQVGDKMAGRHGNKGIISRILPVEDMPYLPDGSPVDIVLNPLGVPSRMNVGQVFECLLGWAGENLGLRFKITPFDEMYGEESSRTIVHGKLTEAREETGKDWLFDPEQPGKIQLYDGRTGEPFDRPVTVGIAYMLKLVHLVDDKIHARSTGPYSLVTQQPLGGKAQQGGQRFGEMEVWALEAFGAAYTLQELLTVKSDDMQGRNEALNAIVKGKAIPRPGTPESFKVLMRELQSLGLDIAVHKVELQSDGSSLDVEIDLMADTGGRRTPNRPTYESLSREALEEEV; encoded by the coding sequence GGTTTTTAGAAGAAGGATTAATTGAAGAACTCAATAGCTTCTCGCCAATTACTGACTACACGGGTAAATTAGAATTACACTTTTTAGGTCACAACTATAAACTCAAGCAGCCAAAGTACGACGTAGACGAAGCCAAGCGGCGCGATAGCAGCTACGCGGTGCAAATGTACGTCCCAACCCGTTTGATTAATAAAGAAACCGGGGAAATAAAAGAGCAAGAAGTATTTATTGGCGATTTGCCGCTCATGACCGATCGCGGTACATTTATTATTAACGGCGCAGAACGAGTAATAGTCAACCAAATCGTCCGTAGTCCCGGAGTATACTACAAATCCGAAGTAGACAAAAACGGTCGCCGCACTTATTCAGCTAGTTTAATTCCTAACCGGGGAGCATGGCTGAAGTTTGAAACCGATCGCAACGGCTTAGTTTGGGTGAGAATTGATAAAACCCGCAAGTTATCGGCGCAAGTGCTATTAAAAGCTTTGGGACTATCAGATAATGAGATTTTTGAATCTTTGCGTCACCCAGAGTATTTTCAAAAAACCATTGAAAAAGAAGGGCAATTTAGCGAAGACGATGCCCTAATGGAGTTGTACCGCAAGTTACGACCCGGCGAACCTCCCACTGTGTCCGGCGGTAATCAGTTATTAGAATCGCGCTTTTTTGACCCCAAACGTTACGATTTAGGGCGAGTAGGACGCTACAAAATTAATAAAAAACTGCGGCTATCTATTCCTGACACTACCAGGGTACTTACACCTGTTGACATTTTGGCTGCCGTTGACTACCTAATCAACTTAGAGTTTGACATGGGTAGCATTGACGATATCGACCACTTGGGCAATCGACGAGTAAGAAGTGTAGGGGAATTGCTACAAAACCAAGTCAGGGTCGGGTTAAATCGCCTAGAGCGGATTATTCGCGAACGCATGACCGTATCTGACCCCGACACCTTAACCCCCGCATCCTTAGTTAACCCCAAGCCCTTAGTAGCGGCAATTAAAGAGTTTTTTGGTTCTAGCCAATTAAGTCAGTTCATGGATCAAACAAATCCTTTAGCTGAACTTACCCACAAACGCCGCTTGTCAGCCCTAGGCCCAGGGGGCTTAACCCGCGAACGCGCAGGTTTTGCGGTGCGAGATATTCATCCTTCTCACTACGGGCGAATTTGCCCAGTAGAAACTCCCGAAGGACCAAATGCGGGGTTAATTGGCTCCTTGGCAACTCACGCTAAAGTCAATCAATACGGCTTTTTAGAAACGCCCTTTAGACCCGTAGAAAACGGCATCGTTCAGTTTGACAAACCCCCCGTATATATGACGGCGGACGAAGAAGACGACCTGCGCGTAGCCCCCGGCGACCTGCCTATTGATGAAAATGGTCAGATATTAGGAAAAAAAGTCACTGTCCGCTATCGTCAGGAATTTGCCAGTACCACCCCCGATCAAGTGGATTACGTGGCGGTATCTCCGGTACAAATTGTCTCTGTAGCCACTAGCTTGATTCCCTTTTTGGAGCATGACGACGCTAACCGGGCGCTAATGGGATCGAATATGCAACGGCAAGCTGTACCATTGCTAAAACCAGAGCGTCCTTTAGTGGGAACAGGTTTAGAAGCCCAAGCAGCGCGAGACTCTGGCATGGTAATCGTCAGCCGGACTGACGGAGAAGTTGTATATGTAGACGCGACTAAAATTCGCGTCCGCGTAAAAAGCAAAGAAATTGCTGGAGGCGCTCAAACTACTGCCCAACCTCAAGAAATTGAGTACCCAATATCTAAGTATCAGCGCTCGAACCAAGACACTTGTTTAAATCAACGCCCTTTGGTTAGGTTTGGCGATCGCGTAGTTGCTGGACAAGTTCTAGCTGATGGTTCATCTACCGAAGGCGGAGAACTAGCGCTAGGGCAAAATATTACCGTCGCTTATATGCCTTGGGAAGGGTACAACTACGAAGATGCGATCTTAATTTGCGAAAAACTCGTCCAAGACGATGTTTACACCTCAATTCACGTCGAAAAATACGAAATTGAAGCTCGGCAAACCAAGCTAGGACCAGAGGAAATCACTAGAGAAATCCCCAACGTCGGCGAAGATGCTCTGCGCCAACTTGATGAACAAGGAATTATCGGCATTGGTGCTTGGGTAGACTCAGGCGACATATTAGTGGGCAAAGTTACCCCCAAAGGCGAATCAGATCAACCACCTGAAGAAAAACTATTGCGGGCAATCTTTGGCGAAAAAGCGCGAGATGTCCGCGATAACTCCTTGCGTGTACCCAACGGTGAAAAAGGACGAGTTGTAGACGTGCGCGTGTTTACCCGCGAACAAGGCGACGAATTGCCACCGGGCGCTAACATGGTAGTCCGGGTCTATGTAGCCCAAAAACGCAAAATCCAAGTCGGCGACAAAATGGCAGGACGACACGGCAATAAAGGAATTATTTCGCGCATTTTGCCTGTGGAAGATATGCCTTATTTGCCCGATGGATCGCCCGTAGACATTGTGCTTAATCCCTTGGGTGTACCCTCACGAATGAACGTCGGACAAGTATTTGAATGCTTGTTAGGCTGGGCGGGAGAAAACCTCGGACTGCGGTTTAAGATTACTCCCTTTGACGAAATGTACGGGGAAGAATCATCGCGGACAATTGTGCATGGAAAACTCACCGAAGCCCGTGAAGAAACCGGGAAAGATTGGTTATTTGACCCCGAACAACCAGGCAAAATTCAGTTGTACGACGGTCGCACGGGAGAACCTTTCGATCGCCCGGTAACAGTGGGTATCGCTTATATGCTGAAATTGGTGCATTTAGTCGATGACAAAATCCACGCCCGTTCTACTGGCCCTTACTCCTTGGTTACGCAGCAGCCTTTGGGCGGTAAAGCGCAACAAGGCGGTCAGAGATTTGGAGAGATGGAAGTGTGGGCGCTGGAAGCTTTTGGAGCAGCTTACACCTTACAGGAATTGCTGACAGTCAAGTCCGATGATATGCAGGGACGAAATGAAGCATTAAATGCGATCGTCAAAGGCAAAGCCATTCCTCGTCCCGGTACGCCCGAATCGTTTAAAGTGCTGATGCGAGAATTGCAATCTCTAGGTTTAGATATTGCCGTCCACAAAGTAGAACTTCAATCTGATGGCAGTTCTTTAGACGTGGAAATTGATTTGATGGCAGATACCGGAGGTCGTCGGACTCCCAATCGTCCTACCTACGAATCTCTCAGCCGTGAAGCACTCGAAGAAGAAGTATAG
- a CDS encoding DNA-directed RNA polymerase subunit gamma, whose product MRTPQVTQFDYVKIGIASPERIRQWGERTLPNGQVVGEVTKPETINYRTLKPEMDGLFCERIFGPAKDWECHCGKYKRVRHRGIVCERCGVEVTEARVRRHRMGFIKLAAPVAHVWYLKGIPSYIAILLDMPLRDVEQIVYFNAYVVLAPGNADTLTYKQLLTEDQWLEIEDQLYSEESELSGVEVGIGAEALARLLQDIKLEAEAESLREEIAGAKGQKRAKLIKRLRVIDNFVATGSLPESMVMKVIPVIPPDLRPMVQLDGGRFATSDLNDLYRRVINRNNRLARLQEILAPEIIVRNEKRMLQEAVDALIDNGRRGRTVVGANNRPLKSLSDIIEGKQGRFRQNLLGKRVDYSGRSVIVVGPKLKIHQCGLPREMAIELFQPFVIHRLIRSNVVNNIKAAKKLISRGDPSVWGVLEEVIEGHPVLLNRAPTLHRLGIQAFEPILVEGRAIQLHPLVCPAFNADFDGDQMAVHIPLSLESQAEARLLMLASNNILSPATGRPIVTPSQDMVLGCYYLTAENPNSNDGGTRYFASLDDAIMAYEQKQVHIHAKVWVRFDGLVDSDDDGEQKVEKQSDGTRVITNNNIRRREDADGEVISQFVRTTPGRIIYNKTIQEVLQ is encoded by the coding sequence ATGAGAACGCCACAAGTTACGCAATTTGATTACGTCAAAATTGGCATCGCCTCCCCAGAAAGAATTCGGCAGTGGGGAGAGCGAACCCTACCCAATGGTCAAGTGGTAGGAGAAGTTACTAAGCCAGAAACTATTAACTACCGTACTTTGAAGCCAGAAATGGACGGCTTGTTTTGCGAACGGATTTTTGGACCGGCTAAGGACTGGGAATGTCATTGCGGGAAGTATAAGAGAGTTAGACATCGCGGTATTGTTTGCGAACGTTGTGGTGTGGAAGTAACTGAGGCTAGAGTCCGCCGCCATCGCATGGGTTTTATCAAACTTGCTGCTCCCGTGGCTCACGTTTGGTACTTAAAAGGAATACCTAGTTATATTGCGATTTTGCTAGATATGCCGTTGAGGGATGTGGAGCAAATTGTTTACTTCAATGCCTACGTGGTTTTAGCACCAGGTAACGCCGATACCCTCACTTACAAGCAATTACTAACTGAAGATCAGTGGTTAGAAATAGAAGACCAGCTTTATAGCGAAGAATCAGAACTTAGTGGTGTAGAAGTAGGCATTGGTGCGGAGGCATTGGCGCGGCTACTGCAAGACATTAAACTTGAAGCTGAGGCAGAAAGCTTACGCGAAGAAATCGCTGGTGCTAAAGGACAAAAACGCGCCAAATTAATTAAACGGCTGCGAGTAATTGACAACTTTGTGGCTACAGGATCGTTGCCTGAATCGATGGTAATGAAGGTAATTCCCGTGATCCCGCCAGATTTGCGCCCCATGGTGCAGTTAGACGGTGGACGGTTTGCAACGTCCGACTTGAACGATCTTTATCGCCGCGTGATTAACCGGAATAATCGTTTGGCTAGATTGCAGGAAATCTTAGCGCCAGAAATTATTGTCCGTAACGAAAAGCGGATGTTGCAAGAAGCGGTGGATGCCTTAATTGACAACGGTAGACGCGGACGGACGGTAGTAGGCGCAAATAACCGCCCCTTGAAGTCTTTATCAGACATTATTGAAGGTAAACAAGGTCGTTTCCGGCAAAACTTACTCGGAAAACGGGTAGATTATTCTGGGCGATCGGTAATTGTCGTCGGGCCAAAGCTAAAAATTCATCAGTGCGGTTTGCCAAGAGAAATGGCAATTGAGCTATTTCAACCTTTTGTAATTCATCGGCTAATTCGCAGCAATGTAGTTAATAACATTAAAGCGGCTAAAAAGTTGATTTCTCGCGGCGATCCTAGCGTCTGGGGTGTTTTAGAAGAAGTAATTGAAGGACATCCCGTATTGCTTAACCGCGCTCCGACTTTACACCGATTGGGGATTCAAGCTTTTGAACCAATTTTAGTAGAAGGTCGAGCAATTCAATTGCATCCCTTGGTATGTCCAGCTTTTAACGCCGACTTTGACGGCGACCAAATGGCGGTACACATTCCTTTGTCTTTAGAAAGTCAAGCGGAAGCAAGACTATTGATGTTGGCTTCTAATAATATCTTGTCTCCGGCGACCGGAAGACCGATTGTGACTCCAAGTCAAGATATGGTGTTGGGTTGCTATTACTTAACGGCGGAAAACCCCAATAGTAATGATGGAGGAACTCGCTATTTTGCTTCCTTAGACGATGCCATCATGGCTTACGAACAAAAGCAGGTACACATCCATGCCAAAGTTTGGGTGCGTTTTGACGGCTTAGTAGATTCCGACGATGACGGCGAACAAAAGGTAGAAAAGCAAAGTGATGGGACGCGGGTAATTACAAACAACAATATTCGTCGCCGTGAAGATGCGGACGGCGAAGTAATTTCCCAGTTTGTTCGCACCACCCCCGGCAGGATTATCTACAACAAAACCATTCAAGAAGTATTGCAGTAA
- a CDS encoding DNA-directed RNA polymerase subunit beta', translating into MADGKEMIFRNRVVDKGQLKKLIAWAFTNYGTAKTAAIADRLKDLGFRYATVAGVSISVDDLKVPPTKKLLLEAAETEILATEERYTRGEITEVERFQKVIDTWNSTSESLKDEVVAHFKATDPLNSVYMMAFSGARGNISQVRQLVGMRGLMADPQGEIIDQPIKTNFREGLTVTEYIISSYGARKGLVDTALRTADSGYLTRRLVDVSQDVIVRELDCGTTRGIMVRPMVENDRIMIPLSSRLLGRVPLEDVVHPKTKAVISGKNQPMCDDIAIAIQKAGVNEVMVRSPLTCEAARSVCQHCYGWSLAHAKLVDLGEAVGIIAAQSIGEPGTQLTMRTFHTGGVFTGEVARQVRSEEEGTIRLPKKLRTRPFRTRHGEDALFVEANGDLMLEVSSGKSVTIPVTQGSTIYIVDGQKVSSDQLLAEVAIGSRTNRAHTEKATKDVSSDLAGEVKFADLVPEEKTDRQGNTTTTATRGGLIWVLSGEVYNLPPGAEPSVVNGDRVEANSVLAEAKIHTLHGGIVRSAAETPDSGHSAREIEIITASVVLDTATVRVEQSSRQGDHYIIETNHGAMFSLLATPGTKVQTGQVVAELISDQYRTNTGGLIKYAGVEVAKKGKGKQGYEVVKGGTILWIPEETHEVNKDISLLLVEDAQYVEAGTEVVKDIFCETNGVVEVTQKNDILRELVIKPGELLMLDDPESVLNRDGTFAQPGEELIPGYIASELRYIEYIESSSNGPALLLRPVTEFTVPDSPSVPSTKSSTGEGRSIELRAVSRLPYKDSERVKSVEGVELLRTQLVLEMDQTHSAEYTGGSPIVADIELVTDAQNSEIKRLQLVILESLIIRKDIPADVTQGSTNTKFNVVEGQEIAPKAVVARTEVLCKEAGTVRGVREGAEAIRRILILREKDCFTIVTNEKPRFKVGSLLIAGSEIAPGVFTEESAQVIEITGLGKQETAQTSNQLSTSSYKVTLRIARPYRVSPGAMLQVDDAGLVQRGDNLVLLVFERTKTGDIIQGLPRIEELLEARKPKEACILAVRPGTVELNRVEDETIAIKVIEDNGTITDYPLGPGQNPVVSDGSVVDVGMQLTDGPANPHEILEVFFNYYSLQKGSAASTEALQKVQNFLVNEVQLVYQSQGIDIADKHIETIVRQMTSKVRVDDGGDTTILPGELIELRQIEQVNVAMSITGGALAQYTPMLLGITKASLNTDSFISAASFQETTRVLTEAAIEGKSDWLRGLKENVIIGRLIPAGTGFNAYEEPLSVSEDPTIDPSSVFEESDDPLDVVLDDRTARAYNFESGLGEGFNFDRGTVTPEEEELVDDAVVDDVEDDDDDFEDDDDDDDDFEDDDE; encoded by the coding sequence ATGGCAGACGGCAAAGAAATGATTTTTCGCAATCGCGTGGTAGATAAAGGTCAACTCAAAAAGTTGATCGCCTGGGCGTTTACTAACTATGGCACAGCTAAAACCGCCGCGATCGCCGACCGATTGAAAGATTTAGGTTTTCGCTACGCTACGGTGGCGGGAGTCTCGATTAGCGTTGACGACTTGAAAGTTCCCCCCACCAAAAAACTGCTCTTGGAAGCGGCGGAAACTGAGATTTTGGCGACGGAAGAACGCTATACGCGTGGCGAAATTACCGAAGTAGAACGCTTCCAAAAGGTAATTGACACTTGGAATAGTACGTCAGAATCCCTTAAAGATGAGGTGGTGGCACATTTTAAAGCTACAGACCCCCTCAACTCGGTGTACATGATGGCGTTCTCTGGTGCGAGGGGAAATATCTCCCAAGTCCGCCAGCTTGTAGGAATGCGCGGCTTGATGGCCGATCCCCAGGGAGAAATCATTGACCAACCAATTAAAACCAACTTTAGAGAAGGTTTAACGGTAACAGAGTATATTATTTCTTCCTACGGAGCCAGAAAAGGACTTGTAGACACCGCTTTAAGAACGGCGGATTCTGGTTATTTGACTCGCCGCTTGGTGGACGTATCTCAAGACGTAATCGTGCGCGAGTTAGATTGCGGAACGACACGGGGAATTATGGTGCGTCCAATGGTGGAAAACGATCGCATCATGATTCCGCTAAGTTCTCGTTTGTTGGGACGAGTACCCTTAGAAGATGTAGTTCACCCCAAAACTAAAGCAGTAATTTCTGGCAAAAATCAGCCGATGTGCGACGATATAGCGATCGCCATTCAAAAAGCTGGGGTAAACGAAGTTATGGTACGCAGTCCCTTAACTTGCGAAGCAGCGCGATCGGTATGTCAGCATTGCTACGGCTGGAGTTTAGCTCATGCCAAGCTTGTAGACTTAGGGGAAGCAGTGGGAATTATTGCCGCTCAAAGTATCGGTGAACCTGGAACTCAGTTAACAATGCGGACGTTCCATACTGGGGGCGTATTTACCGGAGAAGTAGCGCGTCAAGTTCGCAGTGAAGAAGAAGGCACAATTCGCCTTCCCAAAAAGCTGCGAACAAGACCTTTTAGAACTCGTCATGGTGAAGATGCTTTATTTGTAGAAGCCAATGGCGACTTGATGTTGGAAGTAAGTAGCGGCAAATCTGTTACTATTCCCGTTACTCAAGGATCGACTATCTATATTGTGGATGGTCAAAAAGTCAGTTCCGATCAGTTACTAGCGGAAGTTGCGATCGGTAGCCGCACAAACCGCGCCCACACTGAAAAAGCAACTAAAGACGTTTCTTCTGATTTAGCGGGAGAGGTGAAATTTGCCGATTTAGTCCCGGAAGAAAAAACCGACAGACAAGGTAATACGACAACTACAGCCACCAGAGGCGGCTTGATTTGGGTGTTATCGGGAGAAGTTTATAACTTACCCCCTGGAGCAGAACCAAGTGTAGTTAATGGCGATCGCGTAGAAGCAAATAGCGTCCTAGCCGAAGCCAAAATTCATACTCTACACGGCGGGATAGTGCGATCGGCTGCCGAAACCCCCGATTCCGGTCACAGCGCCCGTGAAATTGAAATTATCACCGCTTCCGTAGTCCTAGACACCGCTACTGTGCGCGTAGAGCAATCTTCTCGCCAGGGCGATCACTATATCATTGAAACAAATCATGGAGCAATGTTCTCGCTCCTAGCCACCCCAGGGACAAAAGTTCAAACAGGTCAAGTAGTCGCTGAATTAATCTCTGACCAATACCGCACCAATACTGGTGGCTTGATTAAATATGCTGGTGTAGAAGTTGCCAAAAAAGGTAAGGGCAAACAAGGCTACGAAGTAGTTAAGGGTGGAACAATCTTGTGGATTCCTGAAGAAACTCACGAAGTTAATAAAGATATCTCTTTATTGCTCGTCGAAGACGCTCAGTATGTGGAAGCAGGGACAGAAGTTGTTAAAGACATTTTCTGCGAAACTAACGGCGTAGTCGAAGTAACTCAGAAAAACGACATTTTGCGCGAACTTGTGATCAAGCCCGGCGAATTGCTGATGCTAGATGACCCAGAATCAGTATTAAACCGGGATGGTACTTTTGCTCAACCTGGAGAGGAATTGATTCCGGGCTACATTGCCTCAGAGCTACGCTATATCGAATATATAGAATCTTCCTCTAATGGCCCAGCTTTACTATTGCGTCCTGTTACTGAGTTTACTGTTCCCGATTCTCCTTCCGTCCCTAGTACAAAATCTAGCACTGGGGAAGGACGATCAATTGAACTAAGAGCAGTTAGTCGCTTGCCTTACAAAGATTCTGAGCGCGTCAAATCTGTTGAGGGAGTTGAGCTACTGCGGACTCAGTTAGTTTTAGAAATGGATCAAACTCACTCGGCGGAATATACTGGCGGTTCGCCCATTGTGGCAGATATCGAGCTTGTAACCGATGCCCAAAATTCGGAAATCAAACGCTTGCAATTAGTGATTTTAGAATCGTTAATTATTCGCAAAGATATTCCCGCCGATGTTACCCAAGGCAGCACCAATACTAAATTCAATGTAGTTGAAGGGCAAGAAATTGCTCCAAAAGCTGTAGTTGCTCGAACGGAAGTTTTGTGCAAAGAAGCTGGGACTGTGCGCGGAGTTAGGGAAGGTGCTGAAGCGATTCGCCGAATTTTGATCTTAAGAGAAAAGGATTGCTTTACCATAGTTACAAACGAAAAGCCCCGCTTTAAAGTGGGTAGTTTGTTAATTGCTGGTAGCGAAATCGCTCCGGGTGTATTTACAGAAGAATCTGCTCAAGTAATCGAAATCACGGGACTAGGCAAACAAGAAACTGCTCAAACCAGTAATCAACTATCCACTAGCTCTTACAAAGTGACTTTACGCATCGCCCGCCCTTACCGGGTTAGCCCTGGGGCAATGTTGCAAGTCGATGATGCGGGATTGGTTCAACGGGGTGACAACTTAGTATTGCTTGTATTTGAGCGGACGAAAACTGGGGATATTATTCAAGGATTGCCTAGAATTGAGGAACTTCTAGAGGCACGGAAGCCTAAAGAAGCCTGTATTCTAGCCGTTAGACCTGGAACTGTAGAACTAAATCGGGTAGAAGACGAAACTATTGCTATTAAAGTAATTGAAGATAACGGTACGATTACTGATTATCCTCTAGGTCCTGGGCAAAATCCTGTAGTTTCTGATGGCTCGGTAGTAGATGTAGGAATGCAGCTAACCGACGGGCCGGCAAATCCCCACGAAATTTTGGAGGTGTTCTTCAACTACTATTCCCTGCAAAAAGGTTCTGCTGCCTCTACCGAAGCGTTGCAAAAAGTGCAAAACTTCTTAGTAAATGAGGTGCAGTTGGTGTATCAATCCCAAGGAATTGATATTGCTGATAAGCATATTGAGACTATTGTCCGCCAGATGACCTCTAAGGTACGGGTAGATGATGGTGGAGACACAACAATTTTGCCTGGAGAGTTGATTGAGCTACGCCAAATTGAACAGGTGAATGTAGCTATGAGTATTACCGGGGGCGCTTTAGCTCAGTACACGCCAATGTTGTTGGGGATTACTAAAGCTTCGCTTAATACCGATAGTTTCATCTCGGCGGCATCTTTCCAAGAAACTACCAGAGTGCTAACGGAAGCCGCTATTGAGGGCAAATCCGACTGGCTGCGTGGTTTAAAAGAAAACGTGATTATTGGGCGCTTGATTCCGGCGGGTACGGGCTTTAATGCTTATGAAGAGCCATTATCGGTTTCTGAAGATCCAACCATAGATCCAAGTAGCGTATTTGAAGAAAGCGACGATCCGTTAGATGTAGTCCTAGACGATCGCACTGCTCGCGCTTATAACTTTGAAAGCGGTTTGGGAGAAGGGTTTAACTTTGATCGCGGTACTGTTACTCCTGAAGAGGAGGAATTGGTAGATGATGCAGTAGTAGACGATGTTGAAGATGATGACGATGATTTTGAAGATGATGACGATGATGATGATGATTTTGAAGATGACGACGAATAA
- a CDS encoding tetratricopeptide repeat protein — protein MQKNTGLAVILGIISTAILADPLFALQPMPIATEQISQAGNKKIQQAQAYNDRSITLAEQGKIKSAIAAFNQAIKIYPTFENAHNNLGLALSSQDQFAEAVAAFKQALAINPQNLETYNNLGVALGSQGNFIEAISVFNQAVQINPSEPTSHQNLGVAFWSQGKVPEAVASLQRAKKLYAAQNKPEGVQQIEEIIQQVRSR, from the coding sequence ATGCAAAAAAATACTGGACTAGCAGTAATCTTAGGCATAATTAGTACGGCTATACTAGCTGACCCCCTGTTTGCTTTGCAGCCAATGCCTATAGCTACTGAGCAAATCTCTCAAGCTGGAAATAAAAAAATTCAACAAGCACAAGCCTATAACGATCGCAGTATAACTTTAGCAGAGCAAGGAAAAATTAAAAGTGCGATCGCGGCTTTCAATCAAGCTATCAAAATTTATCCCACGTTTGAAAATGCTCACAATAATTTAGGGTTGGCTTTGAGCAGTCAAGACCAATTTGCCGAGGCTGTAGCCGCTTTTAAACAAGCTTTGGCTATCAATCCCCAAAATTTAGAAACCTACAATAATCTGGGGGTTGCTTTGGGTAGTCAAGGTAATTTTATTGAAGCAATTAGCGTATTTAATCAAGCTGTCCAAATTAACCCTAGTGAGCCAACTTCTCATCAAAACTTAGGTGTAGCGTTTTGGAGTCAGGGAAAAGTACCTGAAGCTGTTGCATCATTACAAAGAGCTAAAAAACTGTATGCAGCGCAAAACAAGCCGGAGGGAGTACAACAAATAGAAGAAATTATCCAGCAAGTGCGATCGCGTTAA
- a CDS encoding nuclease-related domain-containing protein, whose amino-acid sequence MIVKELDPFIPQDKFAKAGKEAEQQMSFYLRRAFADDKNIYVFNDLRLEYEGDAAQIDHLIFHQYGMIIIESKSVSSRVEINEQQEWIRWFNNTDQGMASPIIQAREQGDFLKKYLNLHAEVLLSKILGMQHYFGSMPIDVLVAISDSGIIERPKKMSLEEVCKADQICDGVRSLLDKQQKECTLFSFNSPRLSFNKDEVNKVVAFLLKEHKPSPYKTEAETISKPNLQTSPPEKKVVIQAKSETPSILKPSKAILSQSVIKYSCRQCNKTNLSVSSGKYGYYFKCLECEGNTPINVLCPTCNNKEKIRKSGNQFFAECARCKTSDLFYTNSSS is encoded by the coding sequence ATGATTGTTAAAGAACTCGATCCGTTTATTCCTCAAGACAAGTTTGCCAAAGCTGGGAAGGAAGCAGAACAACAGATGAGTTTTTATCTGCGCCGAGCTTTTGCAGATGACAAAAATATCTACGTGTTTAACGATTTACGCTTGGAATACGAAGGTGATGCTGCCCAAATCGATCATTTAATTTTTCATCAATACGGCATGATTATTATTGAAAGTAAAAGCGTCAGTAGCCGTGTCGAAATTAACGAACAACAAGAGTGGATTAGATGGTTTAACAACACTGATCAAGGTATGGCATCCCCTATTATTCAAGCTCGCGAACAAGGGGATTTTCTTAAGAAGTATTTGAATCTACACGCTGAGGTTTTATTAAGCAAAATCTTGGGTATGCAACATTACTTTGGATCGATGCCAATTGATGTACTTGTAGCAATATCTGACTCTGGGATTATCGAGCGCCCTAAAAAAATGTCTTTAGAGGAGGTATGCAAGGCAGATCAAATTTGCGATGGAGTGCGATCGCTTTTGGACAAACAACAAAAAGAGTGTACTTTATTCAGTTTTAACAGTCCAAGGCTCTCATTTAATAAAGATGAAGTAAATAAGGTTGTAGCGTTTTTACTAAAAGAGCATAAACCTTCACCCTATAAAACTGAAGCAGAAACTATATCTAAACCTAATTTACAAACTTCCCCGCCAGAAAAAAAAGTAGTTATTCAAGCTAAATCTGAAACTCCTTCTATCCTCAAGCCCAGTAAAGCAATACTTTCTCAAAGCGTAATTAAATACTCCTGCCGTCAATGCAATAAAACTAATTTATCTGTATCATCTGGCAAATATGGTTACTATTTCAAATGCTTAGAATGCGAAGGTAACACGCCAATTAATGTTCTTTGTCCAACTTGTAATAATAAAGAGAAGATTCGCAAGAGTGGAAATCAATTTTTTGCAGAATGCGCTCGCTGTAAAACCTCTGATTTGTTTTACACTAACTCCTCAAGCTGA